Within Tenebrio molitor chromosome 3, icTenMoli1.1, whole genome shotgun sequence, the genomic segment gtaactaaatTAGAAACAATATTGTATGAAACACGTAGTAAAATggctatttttttgcacaGGACATGTTGGACCACTCGTTGACACTCGTGGTCCAATTGTCATGTCTAGTGCAAAAAAGACGCTCATTTTGCAACTCGTTgcgtaaatagctattatgtattttattattctctaCTACGCTGAGCTATAAATAAACTTTGTTGTACAGATTCTTTGAGAAAGTTAccgatgtaaaaaaaaaatacattcaaGTTGGACCTCTTTATGGATTTTTgaatgtacatatttacatcCAGTTTGTCCTGCGGGATCAATAACTACATAAAATTCGTCGTCAGCCATAAGAACTTTTTTACGAGTTCTCGTGTAAATTCTTCTTAGGTCAGATTTCGCTTTTTCTTAATCCTTTGCGTAGGCTATACTTACTTCACCTTGTTGTCCGATGTTGTTAGATGCTTGCCAAACAACTTTTCCATTTTCTTACAGTTTATAACGACGCTTTTATAGCAGGACGCCCACCAATCGATATTTCGATATCTTTTTATCATTATATCAAGTGTAAATCTTCTTCCTTCCCTTACACTGTATTACCTACTCattgatttttgtttcatcCTTTACAAAGACACTTAAGTAATGAAAAGTGTCAACGATAATGAGTTGCAAAATttataactaaaaaaaaatgttgtcacTTTTAGACAAACTGCATTTTTGGTCTTacatcaataataatttcggTTCTTTCTTCGATTCCTAACCTGTTACTCTTATTTAGATGTCACACCATGTTTACCACTTTATTATCTATTATTATTCTTTCTACATGTATATATGGTTCAAttcattcttttttctttcttcttttatACCGGGTAactataaatgaatgtgacttttttcataggttggtaatcctattgttggttattctgttgacataaacataggcgtaCTCGTCTATttaacacaatttattaatacataaaatatcaaaatgaggtacgtacgccaatgtaTTGATCAAGGTATCAAGCTTGCCaaagtatatatttttttgaaaaaaagtgtGTATCATGTATCGTTACatacttttgtaatttttcaataaaatgtaatcGATTGAACAGAaaaggaatttttaaaattttaatttacattatgTAAAAATCCAttgtttttaggcaaccaaataTACACATACATTTACATCTTATACTAAATCTGTAGTGGTATAGGTACACCAGAATTATAGGCGCACACTACAATGTTGGAAGCGTTTATAAAAACCTGTATTAAATTTcgatttggttttttttttgtttagcaAGTAGTtggatcaaattttataactttgtttttgttgCTTAGGTTTGTTTACGACAAAacttatgattttttttttcttgtgaaGAAACGTGTTTGCtttggaaaatattaaattctgTATAAATCTATCGATTTTCCGatgaacataatttttttaaatttccgaaaccatttaaaaaattaataatgcaGGACCAAACTGCAGCCTAAAAGTGTTCGTAAAAGGAAGACGTCGTTTGTCGTCAATATCGGCAGTCGAATTTCGTCAACGACgccataaattttatttttgcgcCATCATAAACGTCCCCGAAGCGCCCGCCGCCCCCGCCGTATTTTTCCGGTCGTGGGTCAAGAATGTCCGCCACTGTAAACAAAACCTAAACATAAATACGTCGGTTCGCTCGTGATGGCCTTATTGTCCCAAATGAAATGGAAAAAGTGTCGAATTTGAGAGGGAGCGGGCGCGCAGGGCAGTTTCCCAACTCCGGACAAGTTGGAGTTAGTTGATCCGGCGGCCGCGAACGGCGAGCATCACCAAAGGGGGCGGAAGAGGCGCGCTCAAACTTTCTCACTGACAAGAGTTGACTCGGGATGGGCGTTAATTGTTTGTTGGCGGCGGCGGTCCTGGGCGGCTTCGTCGCGTCCGCGGTcgccttgcaatgttaccagTGCGGCCAGTACAACGACGGGGTGGGCTCCATCACTCCCTGCATCAACGAGACGCACATGGAGCTGAAGGAGTGCCCCAGCTTGAACCACGTCTACTGCATCGTAAGTATGCGAGGAGTCCCCGGGAGTCCGGGGATGATCGATGGGGACGGCGATGATGGTGATCATGATGAATGGAGTGGAAGTGGATTTATCGCCGACGGAATTCGGCACGAAATTGAGACATTCGACCCATTAAAAATTCAGACGAAGCGAACGGGAGGGTTTTGACACGTACGGAAAAGGCTTTAATTGACTTATGATGGATTAAATTCGAGATGCCTTCTGACTGCCACTGAATTATTACAAACTTGGAAGTTTATCCAATTTGTCGGCACAAACTTCGATTAGTCGCGGACAGATATCTACACCAAAGAACGGGGTCACTGGgtttaaagataaaaaaattaaaataaactgtttGTTCCTTTGTCACCTATATCGGAATTTTGTAAAGATGGAAAGATTTTAGTCGCGCATGCAACTTATTGCaatatttaaagaatatacAAGATCGAAAGGAGCAAAGAACAATCCCATTAAAAAGTGTTaaagtgatttaaaaaaaatcatgatcAATAAAAGAAAGCAAAGCAAGTGTCAggaattttttgttgaatCATGGCAAGATTTTAGTCGCGTTTGCAACTTATCTCAATtatgtttttcattaataaaaagaTCTTCGTAGatattaaacaattttgaagCGATAGCAAGATTGCAATCCCTTCTGCAATGAAAACTCAAGCTGTTTCCTGTTTTTTGTCTTCCATCGCGTCGGTTAAATCTCGagtataataatttattgtagtGATTTTTTATAAGCAATATTAAATAGGAATACACAAACATATTGAAATGTGTCAAAGTAATTGTGaaggaatttttttatatctatGTAATCTTTGTGAGACCGTTCTGAGACAAAATAGTCGCAAGAGCAAATTTCACTCAACATTTTACTCTtaaccaaattaaaaattgaagataTTTTAGTAGCGTTTGTATAAAAGTGTAAAAGTAAGATAAAAGTGCGTTTCAATGTTTGAATTTGAAGTGCATTTTATTGGAAGAAtgctttaaaataatttaaaaaaatagttatttaagatataagtgtaaaaagttatcctttattgcacgaacgggtttaaaaatACGACCGTGGTACaagggagtattttaaaggatgtgagtgcaacaaaggaactttttacatgtatgtcttacaacattttatctacgatcgtgagatcatcgcaccggtttcaacataaatttgtataaaataataattattgattcagtattttatgaataaccaaagtcgtttgagaaccatGTCTTTCAGcttctaaacaatgtttccaacaaattgtattgttgtattctgacagttccgtGCCATAAAAGCATGcactaaaagttttatggcacgattccgtcagtttcactaaacgtcaactttgacaacgatttttagtgcaaaaagtgcctactttttacacgatcgtagataaaagaATATGAAATGGAAGTAAACAAGAATTCCACTAAAATGTGGCAAAGTATGTGTAAAGTAGAAAATAGAATGTTAGAAGACAAAtagtttttttctataattgattcaaaaaattgaaattcacgcatagttatcggtgcctgaagtgggtcattttctgacgtgtattttttttgcattgttagtaagatcgaaaccatagaaaccatacaaaacagtgtgtgaaatgcaatttcacgcatacgactatttctgtttttcatttcacacactgttttttattagttacctagcaacatggtcactgcattgaaatttcagagttccttcaaaaatttgaatttttaatttcaattttttgaatcaattatagaaaaaatattgtttatatttcgtgcgcgaagatgtttttgtgcattcaaaggcttatactgcctcgaccttcgtctcggcgtaaaagaccttttcatgcacaaaaaacactctcttcgcgcacttaatataaaaataactattttaacaTAAGTTCTAGTGAGAGATCAGTCGCGTTTGCAATTCATGTTAATTTTACTTtcggtaaaaaaaaattttgttcaccaattttttgttttaaagtgtgctttttaaaatttggatcgattgtgaatgaaccactcgCCTTAAAAACagtgatttttcaaattgcagattaaaatcacgcaaaagtgaggttacatttaaaaagccgatcagagttgtaatccggtggtgcgttcacaatcgacttttcaacgccaacttcgatgccaaattaaaaaaaacacccgatatatcgCCTTCTTTAAGTTTCAAGTGCAATAATTTtatagtaaaattttttaatcatttttaaaatgaaaattaaaaaagaaacgtTACTGAAAAGCGTAAAGtagtaggtatattttttaatagaaaataagTGTCGTTGAATTTTACTCGCAAGGACAAATTGTTGTCAGTATTTAAGATCTTTCACAGAAAGTGAATAGCTGATTTTTTAACTATATTTAAGTATCTTTATAAATAGCGGCGAGCTTTAGATCGCATTTGCAATTTGTCTCAcctattttctttaaaaatttcaatttgtgGTGAGATTTTAGTCGTATTTGTAATgtgaatttgtttcattttctttttcagaaaaaaataatattttgctaagaaacaatttttctcaatatttaaacatttttcgtaatttaaattagtcaatataaaataatagaaacGCTTATTATAAATTGCAGCAATATTTTAGATGTATTTGCGATATATCTCTGTCATCGAGATCGTAATACAGCGAAACTCGATGTCTATtcaacgaattttttttcccagaacctatattttggcatatttaaaaagaactaattttTGTGAACAAATTTTGTAGAGAAAAAAAGTATTAGCAAAAATTCGCAATCGTCACGATTTAAAGAagatagcaaatttttttctttacaaaatttgttcagaaaaattagctctttttaaattatgccaaaatataggtgtttcttgaaaaaaaatcgatgacgtcattacttcagtttccaaatatggaaaaaatgcaaatttggtttaaaataaaccttACTTAATCCCATTTAAGAACctcttttcagatttttttctatCGTCTATCCTTTTCTTTTAATAGAGCTGAGACATCGAGTtttgctcaccctgtacataatTCATCTCAAATTTGGAATGCGATGTTTAGGTTTCAAATGCAATTGCAATGTATCATCAGTTTGTCGCAGAAATTGTTGCCATTTTTTTTGCTTCACATAGGGATGTTCACGTCTTAGTTGCAATTTATGGTAGCAATTGTCATCtttgtgtttaaatatttttgaaataatataATTGTGATAAAGAATAACCTCATTAAAAACTTTTGAGATGTATCAGCAAGAGAAAATATCACTGGTTGAAATACATTTCTCGCtacatttgtaatttcttgccaatttaacaattttaaacaaGCATAGCAATTTGTCTCAGTTTTATCTTcttgtttcaaatttaataaaatttattgtcaacTTTGCACCGTAAACTTGCATCGCAGAAATTTAACGAGAGTCGCCAtcgtttgttttaaaaatagtctCAAATAGTACGAATATTATTCGTCGTAGTAAATAACCTTTCGGAGCTAAAGCAGAATCGACCGTAAAAGATCGACAAAGAAGTTTTGTAAAAGTCGCGGCGAGATTTTCGTGGCGTTTGTCATTTCTcccagttttaatttttcgttaagATTATAGGGTTTTAtcttaaatttgaattatgtaaatgtaaaaatgaaGAAGTGGCGGCGAGATTAGGAaagatttattaaaacaaaataacaaatagtaaatttctagttctGTTGCCTTTTGTCCTTggctgttttcaagcctcggctgcgcctcggccaaaaAACTCGgtcgaaaaagatgcactttttggccttgatacacaaataactacatattagcaataaatatattttatttgttcaagTTGTGTTCTTAAGCGTCAAATGcaacttattaatttttgaaaaagtacgTCGTGTGAAAATATTAGTAAATATCAGATCGcgacaaattaaaatacaaatgaGGGTATGTATCAGCTTTCTACAAATCTCTGCGGGTCTCCAGTGTCACttgcaatttatttcaattttactcTGTAATCGCTATGACTTTCTGTGAAGGGGAAATTTCggatcattaaaaaaatatttagctttGAAGTGCGGTGAGATTCCAGTCGCGCTTTCAGTTCATTCCACATTTATTTCCTTTGCATTTGGATGTTAAATTCCCAAGTCCAATTAACTGCAATGACTGCCGTCAACTAGGTAAAATATTATTAGTGGAGAAAAACTgaccaataaaaaatttatttgtccAAATAAAACGTTCTCGGAGACGTCGCCGCTTCACTTTGTTCTCTTTTTCTGTTAAACTAGCTCATAAAAGATTCAAGTGCAATTTCACGGCGACCATATTTGCTCgcagatatttatgaaatgcataatatattttaaagtgttaacaaaagttaaaattattgCGAGAATAACACTACATTTTCGCTTGTCTGGAATTGAATTTCTTGTAGGTTTTTCCGGCCTGAAAATCTCGCTGAAAAAGTTCATTAATTGTTCTTCCCTCGTAATGGAGCGTTTGAGATAATTTAAAGGAAATTACCGGGTTTTTTCAGCTTTACCCAAAGTTAATAACAGAAACACTCTGAAAGCGGTTGGATAATTAACTTCAAGTAATAATgtaattgtcacaaatttagtAAATCTGACGGAGATAAATTGCCGCTGAGATAAGTCGCACGCTACATTTTAGATCTcaggttgttttttttttttgcagaaatGTAAAGAAACTGAGTTAATTAGTTAGAAAGGGTGGTCTTATTGTGCTAATTTTTGCAGCGTTATCGTTAACCTTTAACGCCTTCAGTATTCCCAATTACCTTTGTAAAACGGCGACCGGAGCCgtagaaattaaatttctacAAGAGCCTACATTATGCAAGGCCAATATTATTGTTCCGCCATTGGGGAAATAAGTTTTCCCCCCGTCGAAGTCGGGCGAGCgcgtcaatttttaattaacccCGTCCCCGCGAGACGCGCCCCCCACGCCGCCAACAATGCGGCCCAATCTGGATGGGAATGTCGCCCAAGACGGCGGAATCGCCGAGCGCACCCCATCAATTAACCGAAACCGACCGCCGCCAGTACAGAGATGCGGCGCATTCTTATTTAAATGGCGGGAGCGGCCGCACACAAACGCGCGATTCCGGACGGGCATCGGCCGCCCCCGGACGCTGATCCCGTCCGGATCCGGGCGCG encodes:
- the LOC138126020 gene encoding ly6/PLAUR domain-containing protein 2-like isoform X3, which encodes MGVNCLLAAAVLGGFVASAVALQCYQCGQYNDGVGSITPCINETHMELKECPSLNHVYCIKYISEGSTVRDCVPKCTEREDWGTRTFCCAEPGCNAAPTKTSAVVMVALLTILAMH